The following nucleotide sequence is from Mucilaginibacter sp. cycad4.
TTTTGCATTACCAATTTTAATACTTATGGAAAATATTAGCCGTAAAAGATTTATTGCTTCGGCCGCAATAGCTGCTGCCGGCCTGCCTTTTGGTTTAAGTGCTTTGGCTAAGCCGTCATCTTTAGATTCTGGCGTTGCTGTCGGCAATCCCTCTCCGGGTGGAAAAATAAAAGTGAGTATATTTTCTAAACATATGCACTGGCTTAATTATGCCGATATGGCCACCTTAACGGTACAGCTTGGTTTCGACGGTATTGACCTGACCGTACGTCCCGACGGCCATGTGCTGCCTGAACGCGTTGCCGATGACCTGCCCAAAGCGGTTGAAGCTATTGAAAAAGCCGGACTCAAGATTTACACCATAGTAACCAATATTAAAACTGCCGATGAAAAATACACCGAAGCGATTCTGAAAACAGCATCGGCATTGGGCATTAAATATTACCGCACCGCCTGGTTTAATTATAACAAGGCTATCAGTGTACCGGCCAACATTAAGGCCATCAATAAACAACTGGCCGGCCTTGCCAGGCTCAACAAAAAATATGGGATGCATGGTGGCTATCAAAACCATTCCGGTGATCTGTTTGGTGCATCGCAATGGGATTTATGGCTGAGCCTTGAAGGGCTTGACCCTAATAACATCGGTTGCCAGTACGACGTAAGACATGCTACTACCGAAGGTGCCGATACCTGGCCTATTACACTCGGCCTGTTGAAGGTTTATTCCAAAACAATCAATGTAAAAGATTTTTACTGGGAGAAAAGGGGCGACAAATGGCAGGTGAAAAGTGTACCCTTAGGCGAGGGAATGGTTGATTTTAAAAAATACTTTGGCCTGCTGAAACAATACAATATCAATGGCCCCATGAGCTTGCACTGCGAATATCCTTTAGGCGGAGCAGAGGATGGTAAACGTGAGCTGGCTATTAGTAAGGATGCATTTTCAGCCGCTTTAAAAAAGGATTTGGCCAGATTGCGGGGTTGGCTTGCGGAGTATGATCTGTAGGCCTCACTTTCCACTCTTCACCCGTCATTGCTTGGTACCCAGCAATGACGGAGTGATTTTTTCCTTTCGCTAAAACTTGTTTTATAACAAATTTGTTACTAAATTTAGTAGCAGCATCCCGGCCGTTCAATCTCTCAGATTTACCCCAGGCTGCTGATAACCAATTATTAAACTAAAAGGAGGGCTTTATGAATCTGGTTCATAAAATTGAACACTGGGGCGATACTCATCACCCTAAAGTTTTGGATATTGTGCGTATTGTTCTTGGCGTATTTTTATTGGTGAAAGGCATAACCTTTATGGAAAATACATCATACCTGCGCGGTATTATTACCGATCAGGATGTTATTGATGTATCGCCCGATATGCTGATGATCCTGGTG
It contains:
- a CDS encoding sugar phosphate isomerase/epimerase family protein, coding for MENISRKRFIASAAIAAAGLPFGLSALAKPSSLDSGVAVGNPSPGGKIKVSIFSKHMHWLNYADMATLTVQLGFDGIDLTVRPDGHVLPERVADDLPKAVEAIEKAGLKIYTIVTNIKTADEKYTEAILKTASALGIKYYRTAWFNYNKAISVPANIKAINKQLAGLARLNKKYGMHGGYQNHSGDLFGASQWDLWLSLEGLDPNNIGCQYDVRHATTEGADTWPITLGLLKVYSKTINVKDFYWEKRGDKWQVKSVPLGEGMVDFKKYFGLLKQYNINGPMSLHCEYPLGGAEDGKRELAISKDAFSAALKKDLARLRGWLAEYDL